CTGGAACAAGATGAAGATGATCCCGAAAGTGTCCTCTACGATTTAGCATCGGCCAATATGTTTCGGGTTCATCCTGAGAAATATCCCATTATTGGATATAAGGAGATCCTTCAGAAACTGACCCGGGACGATGTCATTAAGTACTACAAAAGGATGTATTCGCCAGATAATATGATTGTAGTTGCCGTGGGAGATTTTAATAAGGATGAGGTTTTGGAAAAGATTAAGAAGGCCTTCCAGAACTTTGAAAGACGGTCCCTCCCGCCAATTACCCTTCCTGAGGAGCCTCCTCAGGTCAGTAAGCGGCTTATGGTTAAAGAAATGGATGTTCAGGTAGCCCTGGTTCGGATGGATTTTCGCACGGTTAATCTTCTCCATCCAGATCTGTATCCCCTGGACGTGTTAGATTTCATCCTCTCCCACGGAGAAAGTTCTCGACTTGTTAGAAAAATCAAGGGGGAACAGCAACTGGTTTATTCTCTTTCTACGGCCTCGTATACCCCTCATTATCGACCTGGAAACTTCATGATCAATATTTCCCTAGACCCTACCCATCTGGATGAAGCCCAAAATGCTATTTTGACCGAGCTTTATCGACTAAAAACCGAGTTGGTCACAGAAACAGAACTCCAAAAGGCAAAAAAACAAAAGATCAGCGATTATATCTTCGGCTTGCAGACCGTTGAAGGTCAGGCTACGGACCTGGGAATTAATATGCTCGGGGCTCTAGACCCTAATTTTAGCCAGAAATATATAGAAAACATCCAAAAAGTAACTGCAGAGGATATTCGCCGGGTGATGAACAAATACTTTTTCGACGATAACCTCTGTATTACCATGGTCGTTCCCAAAGCTAAACCCTCTGAGCCGGCAACCTCGAAAAAACCCCAAGAGAAACCGACGTCCTCTCCCATTAAGAAGGTAGTACTGGATAATGGAATGACCTTGCTGATCAAGCGCAATCCCGGCGTTCCACTGATATCTTTGCAGGCTTATTTTAAAGGCGGTTTGCTGGTTGAAAATGAGAAAAACAACGGAATCTCGAATTTTATGGCTGAAATGCTGTTAAAAGGAACGAAGACCCGAACTGCATTGGATATTGCCAGCTTTTTTGACTCTATAGGGGGAAGTATCGAGGCGAGTTCGGGTAATAATACTTTTTCAATTTCGGCCCTGATTTTGAGTTCAGATTTTGATCCGGCTTTAGAAGTATTGGCCGATATAATCCAAAATCCTTCTTTCCCTGTGGAGGAAATGGAAAAACTCCGAAAGATTCTTCTGGCTGATATCAAACGAATTGATGAGAACTGGGAGTCTGAGTCTGAAGCTTTTTTTAAGCAAAACTTTTTTGTAAAGAGTCCCTATCGCTATTTAGCCCTTGGATCCGAAGAAACGGTCAGTCGGCTTACCCGTCAAGACCTTCAGGAGTTTTATCGGACATTTTGTGTCCCCAATAACATGGTCCTGGCCATTTTTGGGGATATCGACCCACATCATGTGGAAGAGGCGGTCAAACGAGAGTTTTCAAACTTCGAGAAAAATCCATCTTTAAAATTTCCTGAGGTGCCCCCGGAACCCCCTCTGGATAAAAACCGGGAAGCCCATAAAACTACAGAAAAAACGGTTGCAGTGGTTTACCTTGGATATCGGGGTATGGATATTCGAAATACCAAGGATCGGGACCCCATGACGGTGGTCGATGCAATTATTTCGGGAATTGGATATCCCAGCGGCTGGCTCCATACCGAACTACGGGGTAAACAATTGGTTTATGTTGTTCACGCCTACAACTTCGCCGGCTTCATGCCGGGATTTTTCGCCATTTATGCAGCTACTCAACCGGATAAAGTCCAAGAAGTCGTTCAAATTATCCTGGAGAATATCCGAAAGATCAAAGAAGATCCCATAGATCCTGAGGAATTGGAACGGGCTAAAAGTGAAGCCATTATTGCCTATGGACTGGAACAGGAAACCAATGTAGATCAGGCCCGCGAGGCAGCTATCAATGAACTGGCCGGTCTGGGTTATAACTTTAATGATAACTATGCCCAACGAATCCGGGCCGTTACCCCAGAAGAGGTCAAGCGGGTAGTCCATACTTACTTTACCAACTATGTATTGACCATTACAGGTCCTAAGACGGATAAGTAAGGCCTCGGAAATCACCGGGTTACAAAAAATGTAACCGGTCTGACCATTTCCGTGCCAGGTGTTAACTTTAGAGGTAGAAGGCCTAAACGCCGGAATAAGGCTTAGCGGGGAGTGCGCCCCTCTGCCTCTCTCCTTCTCCATCCTTTCTGAAGCAGGTTTTTGGAGCCTCGCCCCTCCGACCCCCCTTCTTGGGGAAGGAAAGAGAGAGTGGGGACCCAGGCACCAGGATAAGAAGGTTAGCCCCAGCGGGACGACCTGTTTAACGGCTGGGGAGCTTGAAAAAATTCTGAATCCCCCGACTTGCATCGGGGACTACTAACTGTTCACCTCTGATGGGGCTTTTCAGCTTATCCAGGCCCATAGGGGGTTAGAGGGTGGAGCGCTGTGCCCTCGGGTAACAGATCAACTTTTTCTACCTTATCTTATCCTGGCGTTACAGGAGTAGGGGGCAACCTATGCTTTCAGGGATGGAAGGCCAGTACCTGAGCCTTCCCTGGAAAAGCGCTTGACAGAGTTTTCAATGTTATTAATTTAGGATTAGTAGGCTTTAGAATCTCTGTTAGGTAGAATAATCCAAACCCCTGGTCCTTACCTCAAAAAGGAAAAGAGGGGAGAAAAAAGAGGAGGATGACATGGCTTTAAAAATTGGAGATAAAGCGCCTGATTTCAAATTATTGGGAGTTGATCATAAAACCTATTCGTTGG
This window of the Candidatus Limnocylindrales bacterium genome carries:
- a CDS encoding pitrilysin family protein, translating into MKNKTSPFLLFFIATCLLVSTPYSFAQELLKFTPVTPITLDNGLTVILKENHTAPVATLRIYVRTGSIYEQEYLGAGISHLFEHLIAGGSTTTRSEEETRQILDSIGGNANAYTTKDHTAFFVTTSPDHFDTVIELMADWMQNSTFPENEFNREWGVVQRELEQDEDDPESVLYDLASANMFRVHPEKYPIIGYKEILQKLTRDDVIKYYKRMYSPDNMIVVAVGDFNKDEVLEKIKKAFQNFERRSLPPITLPEEPPQVSKRLMVKEMDVQVALVRMDFRTVNLLHPDLYPLDVLDFILSHGESSRLVRKIKGEQQLVYSLSTASYTPHYRPGNFMINISLDPTHLDEAQNAILTELYRLKTELVTETELQKAKKQKISDYIFGLQTVEGQATDLGINMLGALDPNFSQKYIENIQKVTAEDIRRVMNKYFFDDNLCITMVVPKAKPSEPATSKKPQEKPTSSPIKKVVLDNGMTLLIKRNPGVPLISLQAYFKGGLLVENEKNNGISNFMAEMLLKGTKTRTALDIASFFDSIGGSIEASSGNNTFSISALILSSDFDPALEVLADIIQNPSFPVEEMEKLRKILLADIKRIDENWESESEAFFKQNFFVKSPYRYLALGSEETVSRLTRQDLQEFYRTFCVPNNMVLAIFGDIDPHHVEEAVKREFSNFEKNPSLKFPEVPPEPPLDKNREAHKTTEKTVAVVYLGYRGMDIRNTKDRDPMTVVDAIISGIGYPSGWLHTELRGKQLVYVVHAYNFAGFMPGFFAIYAATQPDKVQEVVQIILENIRKIKEDPIDPEELERAKSEAIIAYGLEQETNVDQAREAAINELAGLGYNFNDNYAQRIRAVTPEEVKRVVHTYFTNYVLTITGPKTDK